The proteins below come from a single Nitrospira sp. genomic window:
- a CDS encoding efflux RND transporter periplasmic adaptor subunit, translating into MRRIGLMLSVLAVGLGIGGYVFFNGERKTPVRYRTALVERGQIVSVVSATGTINPVVSVQVGTQVSGMVKSLHADFNSQVKVGDIVAVIDPEPFKARREQAASNLEMARASVARARADLAQRKRELSRVEALLPEQFVSQNDADVAITNHQSAEAQLRVTEAQVKQAEAAVNAADLDLKYTVIRSPVEGIVVARNIEVGQTVASSFSTPNLFLIALDLTKMQVDTNVSESDIGGMSEGKEAVFTVDAYPGISFTGLIKQVRLAPISVQNVVTYNVVVSVENADLRLKPGMTANVSIVVAQKDQVLKVPNAALRFVPPKGEGKPRDVGGRSTKEDAARPVMGEGRTMLSKAVWKQGENGELVPLPVQTGISDGSSTEIMSEGLAEGDVIVIGIDQSFGEKRGNELPPGFGSPPRPRNR; encoded by the coding sequence ATGCGACGAATTGGGTTGATGCTTAGCGTCTTAGCTGTCGGACTGGGGATCGGTGGGTACGTGTTTTTCAATGGGGAACGGAAGACCCCCGTTCGATACCGAACGGCGCTGGTGGAGCGTGGGCAGATTGTTTCCGTCGTCAGTGCTACGGGGACGATCAATCCGGTGGTATCCGTCCAGGTGGGGACGCAAGTATCGGGCATGGTGAAGAGCCTTCACGCTGATTTCAATTCACAGGTTAAGGTCGGAGACATCGTGGCGGTCATTGACCCGGAGCCTTTTAAGGCTCGTCGGGAGCAGGCAGCCAGCAATCTGGAAATGGCCCGGGCAAGTGTCGCGCGTGCAAGAGCTGATTTGGCCCAACGAAAGCGAGAACTCAGTCGTGTGGAAGCGTTGTTGCCGGAGCAGTTTGTGTCGCAAAATGATGCTGATGTTGCCATCACGAATCATCAAAGTGCTGAGGCGCAGCTCCGAGTCACCGAGGCGCAGGTGAAGCAGGCAGAGGCGGCGGTGAATGCTGCGGATCTCGACCTGAAATATACGGTGATTCGTTCGCCCGTCGAAGGGATCGTGGTAGCGCGCAACATCGAGGTGGGACAGACGGTTGCGTCCAGCTTCTCCACGCCCAACCTCTTTCTCATTGCCCTGGATTTGACCAAGATGCAAGTCGACACCAATGTCAGTGAATCGGATATCGGAGGGATGTCGGAGGGAAAGGAAGCGGTCTTCACCGTCGACGCGTACCCAGGGATTTCCTTTACCGGCCTCATTAAGCAGGTTCGTCTCGCGCCGATCAGTGTACAGAACGTTGTGACGTACAATGTTGTGGTCAGCGTGGAAAATGCGGACTTACGGCTCAAGCCAGGTATGACCGCGAATGTCTCGATTGTGGTTGCGCAGAAGGACCAGGTCCTCAAGGTTCCCAATGCCGCCCTCCGATTTGTGCCTCCCAAGGGTGAAGGGAAGCCACGAGATGTCGGTGGACGATCAACGAAGGAGGACGCTGCACGTCCTGTCATGGGTGAAGGGCGGACCATGCTGTCGAAAGCCGTCTGGAAACAGGGAGAGAATGGAGAGCTTGTCCCGCTACCCGTACAGACCGGAATCTCCGATGGTTCTTCAACGGAGATCATGTCCGAGGGGCTTGCGGAAGGGGATGTGATTGTCATCGGGATCGATCAATCGTTCGGCGAGAAAAGGGGCAACGAGCTTCCTCCAGGGTTTGGCAGTCCGCCCCGTCCTCGAAATCGCTGA
- the accC gene encoding acetyl-CoA carboxylase biotin carboxylase subunit, which produces MFKKVLIANRGEIALRVIRACRELGIHTVAIHSEADALAMHVRAADEKVCVGPADSALSYRNIPNVLSAAEITGVDAIHPGYGFLSENAHFAEVCESIGIKFIGPSSENIAMMGDKARAREIVAKRGLPVTPGSPGEVRSEEEALQAAQKIGFPVIIKATAGGGGRGMRVVNRAEDLGRAFQAAQAEAKSTFGNDGVYLERYFLEPRHIEVQVLADQQGRVIHLGERDCSIQRRHQKLVEETPSPVVDDKLRREIGKVAVEAVKAAHYRNVGTVEFLLDKERNFYFMEVNTRIQVEHPITEMVTGIDLIKEQIRLAAGHPLSLRQQDVVLAGHSLECRINAEDPEKFTPSPGTIGKYSPPGGFGVRVDSAMESGSVVVPYYDSMIAKLITHGRDRQESMARMRRALSEFVIEGIKTTIPLHRRILDDPDFQKGHVSTTFLEHLLAG; this is translated from the coding sequence GTGTTTAAAAAAGTTCTGATTGCCAATCGTGGAGAAATTGCGCTGCGAGTGATTCGCGCCTGTCGGGAGCTTGGCATTCACACGGTCGCGATTCATTCCGAAGCTGACGCGCTTGCGATGCATGTGCGGGCGGCCGATGAGAAGGTCTGTGTCGGACCGGCTGATTCCGCGCTCAGTTATCGGAACATTCCCAACGTCCTGAGCGCGGCGGAGATTACCGGAGTCGATGCGATTCATCCGGGGTATGGGTTTCTCTCGGAGAACGCCCATTTTGCGGAAGTGTGTGAATCCATCGGGATTAAGTTCATCGGACCCAGTTCGGAAAATATCGCCATGATGGGGGACAAAGCGAGGGCACGAGAGATCGTGGCTAAGCGAGGTCTTCCCGTGACGCCGGGGAGCCCCGGTGAAGTGCGGAGTGAAGAAGAGGCATTACAAGCTGCACAGAAGATCGGGTTTCCGGTCATCATCAAAGCGACGGCCGGCGGGGGTGGTCGTGGGATGCGTGTCGTCAATCGGGCTGAGGACTTGGGCCGAGCCTTTCAGGCCGCTCAAGCTGAGGCCAAATCGACGTTCGGGAACGACGGCGTGTATCTTGAACGCTACTTTTTGGAACCGCGTCATATCGAAGTGCAGGTCTTGGCTGATCAGCAGGGCCGTGTGATTCATCTTGGAGAACGTGACTGCTCCATTCAACGGCGGCATCAGAAGCTGGTCGAAGAAACCCCATCCCCGGTCGTCGACGACAAGCTTCGTCGGGAGATTGGAAAGGTGGCGGTAGAAGCCGTCAAAGCCGCGCATTATCGCAATGTCGGGACAGTGGAGTTTCTCCTCGACAAGGAACGGAATTTTTACTTCATGGAGGTCAATACCCGAATTCAGGTCGAACACCCGATTACTGAAATGGTGACGGGTATCGATTTGATCAAGGAGCAAATTCGTCTTGCAGCCGGGCATCCGCTCTCCCTGCGTCAGCAGGACGTGGTGCTGGCCGGCCACAGTCTGGAGTGTCGCATCAATGCCGAGGATCCGGAGAAGTTTACACCGTCTCCAGGAACCATTGGTAAATACAGTCCTCCGGGAGGATTTGGTGTGCGAGTGGATTCCGCGATGGAGTCCGGCTCGGTCGTCGTGCCGTACTATGATTCGATGATTGCAAAGCTGATTACGCATGGGCGTGACCGACAAGAGTCAATGGCACGGATGAGGCGAGCCCTGAGCGAATTCGTCATTGAAGGGATCAAGACGACGATTCCGCTTCATCGCCGAATCCTTGATGATCCTGATTTTCAAAAGGGCCATGTCTCAACCACGTTCTTAGAGCATCTCTTGGCAGGGTAG
- the accB gene encoding acetyl-CoA carboxylase biotin carboxyl carrier protein: MSGRRSKPKTRRIVLPEGQRRPLGEAAPPVGSSKHLQELIDLLRRNNLTELELEHQGVRIRLRHELMAKTPVVVHQESVPAIPQQPSHAVSSTTPVPEGTAGFVTVTSPIVGTFYRSPSPDADSYVDEGDFIKKGQVLCIVEAMKLMNEIESEIDGRVVKILVENTKSVEYGQALFLIDPKATP; this comes from the coding sequence GTGAGTGGCCGTCGGTCAAAACCTAAAACGCGTCGCATCGTGTTACCGGAGGGGCAGAGGCGGCCGCTTGGTGAGGCCGCGCCACCTGTCGGCTCCAGCAAACACCTCCAGGAACTGATTGATCTGCTTCGTCGCAACAACCTGACCGAACTGGAGCTTGAGCACCAAGGTGTTCGGATACGCCTGCGGCACGAGCTCATGGCTAAGACTCCTGTGGTGGTTCATCAGGAGTCGGTTCCGGCCATTCCTCAGCAACCGTCGCATGCCGTCTCCTCTACGACGCCGGTGCCGGAAGGAACCGCCGGCTTTGTCACGGTGACCTCACCGATCGTGGGGACGTTTTATCGCTCTCCTTCTCCCGATGCCGATTCTTACGTAGACGAAGGTGATTTTATCAAGAAGGGGCAAGTGCTTTGCATCGTGGAGGCGATGAAACTCATGAATGAGATCGAGTCTGAAATAGACGGCCGGGTCGTGAAGATCTTAGTGGAGAACACGAAGTCGGTTGAATATGGTCAAGCCCTGTTCCTCATCGATCCCAAAGCCACCCCATAG
- the efp gene encoding elongation factor P, translating to MISTVDFRGGVRLMVEGEPFYIVEFQHVKPGKGGAFVRTKLKSYLSGNVLDRTFRSGERFEEPDLEERDMQFLYAAGDAYTLMDTETYEQLTFEKQQLGENADLLKENMVVKILIYEHRPIAVELPNFIELKVVDAEPGVRGDTASGGTKPAVVETGATIKVPLYLEVGTVIRIDTRTRSYVERVR from the coding sequence GTGATTTCCACGGTTGATTTTCGTGGCGGTGTTCGTTTGATGGTCGAAGGAGAACCTTTCTATATTGTTGAATTTCAGCACGTCAAGCCTGGAAAGGGTGGGGCATTTGTACGGACGAAGTTGAAGAGCTACTTATCAGGAAATGTATTGGATCGCACATTTCGATCAGGAGAGCGATTTGAAGAGCCTGATCTGGAAGAGCGGGATATGCAGTTTCTCTATGCGGCCGGCGATGCCTATACACTCATGGACACAGAGACCTATGAGCAACTGACGTTTGAAAAGCAGCAATTGGGAGAGAATGCCGATCTGTTGAAAGAAAACATGGTCGTCAAGATTCTCATCTATGAGCATCGCCCGATTGCAGTGGAGTTGCCGAACTTTATTGAACTCAAGGTCGTCGATGCGGAACCTGGTGTGCGAGGAGATACGGCGTCGGGAGGGACAAAACCGGCCGTCGTGGAAACAGGTGCCACGATTAAGGTGCCGCTCTATCTCGAAGTTGGTACCGTGATTCGAATCGATACTCGTACGCGATCCTATGTGGAGCGTGTTCGGTGA
- the aroQ gene encoding type II 3-dehydroquinate dehydratase: protein MLRILVLHGPNLNLLGSREQSIYGTMSLETIDASLRRLGEELGAELVIRQSNHEGELVTWIQEARRDCQGIIINPAAYTHTSIAIRDALAAVDLPTVEVHLSNIYRRETFRQQSYVSGVAVAQVSGFGPSGYLLALRGLCEYVTKPLPIGSKPEPSPAVRSRIGLT, encoded by the coding sequence ATGCTCCGTATATTGGTTCTGCATGGTCCTAACCTGAATCTGTTGGGCAGCCGCGAACAGTCTATTTATGGGACGATGTCTCTTGAAACGATTGACGCGTCTCTCCGTAGATTGGGCGAAGAATTGGGAGCTGAGCTTGTCATTCGACAATCCAATCATGAAGGAGAGCTGGTGACTTGGATTCAGGAAGCCCGCCGGGATTGTCAGGGCATCATCATCAATCCGGCAGCCTATACTCACACCAGTATCGCGATACGCGATGCGTTGGCGGCAGTCGACCTCCCCACCGTCGAAGTGCATCTGTCAAATATTTATCGGCGGGAAACGTTTCGACAACAGTCCTATGTGTCTGGAGTTGCCGTGGCACAGGTTTCCGGGTTTGGCCCATCCGGCTATTTGTTGGCCCTGCGTGGACTATGCGAGTATGTCACGAAGCCGTTGCCGATAGGTTCCAAGCCAGAACCCTCACCTGCGGTTAGAAGCAGGATCGGCCTGACCTGA
- a CDS encoding tetratricopeptide repeat protein encodes MASGSKKTGNAAEIDRLALALAKEPGSKVFIPLAEEYGKVGRWEEAVVVLEDGLKTYPGFITAMVALGRAYEHVNQPVKAKAILEEAIKVSPDNLRAHRTLAKLYAAQGAKDAAIRSCNVILSVNPQDQEALALRASLDHAVAQERAQASNHPPVELKRPQSDCPGGEPIFSVVGRAAQVTEKGDDCKAPALMDLAEYVEPGAAVLSLSPQSTSRSSVARLEQWLHLIQSRRRDVSSSPQSTRKTSP; translated from the coding sequence ATGGCTTCTGGTTCTAAGAAGACGGGCAACGCTGCCGAGATTGACCGGCTGGCTTTGGCGCTCGCCAAAGAGCCAGGATCCAAAGTCTTCATCCCTCTGGCCGAAGAGTATGGGAAAGTCGGCCGTTGGGAAGAAGCCGTGGTGGTGCTGGAGGATGGTCTGAAAACCTATCCCGGTTTCATTACGGCTATGGTGGCGTTAGGGCGTGCCTATGAGCACGTGAACCAACCGGTGAAGGCAAAGGCCATTCTTGAAGAGGCCATAAAAGTCAGCCCTGACAATCTCCGTGCGCATCGAACATTGGCTAAACTCTATGCCGCCCAGGGGGCCAAAGATGCCGCTATCCGCTCCTGTAACGTGATCTTATCGGTGAACCCACAAGATCAAGAAGCCTTGGCCCTGCGGGCGAGTCTTGATCACGCGGTAGCGCAGGAACGTGCTCAGGCTTCGAACCACCCTCCAGTGGAACTCAAGAGGCCTCAGTCTGATTGTCCTGGTGGAGAGCCGATATTCTCAGTCGTGGGACGTGCGGCTCAAGTTACAGAGAAGGGTGATGACTGTAAGGCCCCAGCCCTAATGGACTTAGCCGAATACGTTGAGCCAGGAGCTGCCGTTCTGTCCCTTAGTCCTCAAAGTACAAGCAGGTCGTCCGTTGCGCGACTTGAGCAGTGGCTTCACTTGATCCAATCGCGCCGTCGTGATGTGTCTAGTTCACCTCAATCGACCCGGAAAACTTCTCCGTGA
- the coaBC gene encoding bifunctional phosphopantothenoylcysteine decarboxylase/phosphopantothenate--cysteine ligase CoaBC produces the protein MVDDARSFAALAGKHLVLGVTGSIAVYKAVGVLRALRDQGATVSVVMTRGATKFMTPLTFEVLSGHRVVTDLFDAHAVMPHLTLAENADAVLVAPATANFLAKAALGLADDVLTTMLLNTRCPVIVAPAMDGDMWIHPTVMQHVDMLRARGTVVLDPEIGPLASGRVAQGRLPTEAKVLEAVRAVLRPQADWQGQRVLVSAGPTQEPIDPVRFLSNRSSGKMGYAIAEAARARGGDVVLVTGPSALVPPSGVTTVHVTTAKEMAEALSQHFSSCTVLIMAAAVADFRPRVTVSEKLKKQGRSELELALEATPDILAMLSAKRTSQVVVGFAAETEQVLSHAKEKLKGKGLDLIVANDVTQPGGGFGSDDNAAVILSATGEQRVCGLMPKRRLADEILNAVRDLCLMAPRGASLVE, from the coding sequence ATGGTGGACGACGCGAGGTCCTTCGCGGCTCTTGCTGGCAAGCACCTGGTGCTCGGGGTGACCGGGAGTATTGCCGTCTATAAAGCGGTCGGCGTGCTTCGCGCGTTGCGGGATCAAGGGGCGACCGTGTCGGTTGTCATGACGAGGGGAGCGACAAAATTTATGACGCCGCTGACCTTTGAAGTACTGTCAGGTCATCGGGTTGTCACCGATCTTTTTGACGCTCATGCAGTCATGCCGCATCTGACGCTCGCAGAGAATGCCGATGCAGTCCTGGTGGCTCCGGCAACGGCGAATTTTTTGGCGAAGGCGGCGCTTGGCCTTGCGGATGACGTCTTGACCACGATGCTACTGAATACGCGATGTCCTGTCATTGTGGCTCCCGCGATGGACGGCGACATGTGGATCCATCCCACAGTCATGCAACATGTCGATATGCTGCGAGCGCGCGGGACGGTCGTACTTGATCCGGAAATTGGACCACTCGCATCAGGTCGGGTCGCACAGGGGAGACTCCCAACGGAAGCGAAAGTTCTGGAGGCAGTCCGTGCTGTGTTACGTCCGCAGGCCGATTGGCAGGGGCAGCGTGTATTGGTATCCGCGGGGCCAACCCAAGAGCCGATCGATCCAGTGCGATTTCTTTCCAACCGTTCGTCCGGGAAAATGGGGTATGCCATCGCAGAAGCGGCACGTGCTCGTGGGGGGGACGTGGTGTTAGTCACGGGACCTTCCGCATTAGTGCCTCCCTCAGGAGTCACCACCGTTCACGTGACAACCGCGAAGGAGATGGCCGAGGCGTTGTCTCAGCACTTTTCTTCCTGCACGGTCCTGATCATGGCGGCGGCTGTTGCGGATTTTCGTCCACGGGTGACTGTTTCAGAAAAGTTAAAAAAACAGGGGAGGTCTGAGCTTGAGCTTGCGCTCGAAGCGACGCCAGACATCCTTGCGATGCTCTCCGCGAAGCGCACGTCACAGGTTGTGGTCGGGTTTGCAGCAGAAACAGAACAAGTGCTGTCTCATGCCAAGGAGAAGCTAAAAGGAAAGGGATTGGATCTCATCGTCGCCAATGATGTGACGCAACCCGGTGGTGGATTCGGCAGTGATGACAATGCGGCGGTGATTCTATCCGCTACAGGCGAGCAGCGAGTGTGTGGCTTGATGCCCAAGCGACGGTTGGCGGACGAGATTCTGAATGCGGTGCGGGATTTGTGCTTGATGGCGCCACGTGGGGCGTCCCTTGTGGAGTAA
- a CDS encoding DNA-directed RNA polymerase subunit omega, producing MIDMLNLLPQYTSNEFDSRHRLVIVASQRAKHLTQGARPSGPSRFTRETTVALDEVLKGQVKYLIGKEARDAMKEAKRGKEGETERIAMMTGEDAREIKKELSVYVDDTTQPTAAPTEE from the coding sequence ATGATCGACATGCTGAATTTGTTACCGCAGTACACGTCCAACGAATTTGACTCCAGACACCGATTGGTGATCGTTGCCTCGCAGAGGGCCAAGCACTTGACCCAGGGCGCCAGGCCTAGTGGACCCTCTCGTTTTACGAGGGAAACGACCGTTGCGCTGGATGAGGTCTTGAAAGGGCAAGTGAAGTATCTCATCGGCAAGGAAGCGCGCGATGCGATGAAGGAAGCCAAGCGTGGGAAGGAAGGTGAGACGGAGCGTATCGCGATGATGACCGGGGAAGATGCTCGGGAAATCAAGAAAGAACTCAGTGTGTACGTTGATGATACGACTCAGCCGACGGCAGCTCCGACCGAGGAGTAG
- the gmk gene encoding guanylate kinase, with the protein MYIVSAPSGAGKTTLCKQIVTSISGVWHSISATTREPRPGEEHGREYFFIEEPLFHDMVARDEFLEYAHVYGHWYGTPRSPLMDKIEQGVDVLLEIDVQGALQIKKRFVDAVSIFILPPSMDILRARLQSRASDSQEEILRRLRKVKEEVWCAREYSYIVQNDDLTQSLRELQSIFQAERLKTQRMDMQWLEQSFVDETDAAPAD; encoded by the coding sequence TTGTATATCGTGTCAGCCCCTTCAGGGGCTGGGAAAACGACTTTATGTAAACAGATTGTGACTTCGATATCCGGGGTCTGGCATTCCATATCGGCGACGACAAGAGAGCCTCGTCCTGGTGAAGAACATGGACGAGAGTACTTCTTCATTGAAGAACCACTATTCCACGACATGGTGGCTCGCGATGAGTTTTTGGAATATGCCCATGTCTATGGCCACTGGTATGGAACCCCTCGGAGTCCCCTTATGGATAAGATTGAGCAGGGCGTTGATGTCTTGCTTGAAATTGACGTGCAGGGCGCACTCCAGATCAAGAAAAGATTTGTCGATGCGGTGTCGATCTTTATCTTGCCGCCATCGATGGATATTCTCCGCGCCAGATTGCAGAGCCGCGCTTCGGATTCTCAGGAGGAAATCCTGCGCCGACTCCGCAAAGTGAAAGAAGAAGTCTGGTGTGCTCGTGAATATTCGTACATCGTGCAAAACGACGATCTTACGCAGTCTCTTCGTGAGTTGCAGAGCATTTTCCAGGCCGAACGTCTTAAGACTCAGCGGATGGACATGCAGTGGCTTGAGCAGAGTTTCGTCGACGAGACGGATGCAGCACCGGCAGATTGA
- a CDS encoding YicC family protein, with amino-acid sequence MIKSMTGFGRCQGTCAGATVTIEVRSVNHRFLETSIRLPKSMGRLEEVFKKSVQRHCARGRVDLTVVLQGGQGTGRLPQLDENLAKHYHQALRTLQRTLKLKGSIDIALMAGFRDVIVLSDQTTDDPKLLKFVERLGAKAVSDMVTMRKKEGGLLAKDMLGRLACVRTCKTTIANRTTSVAQEAFDRMKRRVEKLIGDVVPDLPRLNQELAIYADRCDITEELVRLDAHMIQFEKAVQHSEPVGKTLDFLLQEMGREVNTIGSKANDAVVAAEVVRMKAELERVREQVQNVE; translated from the coding sequence ATGATTAAAAGTATGACTGGGTTTGGTCGATGCCAGGGGACCTGTGCCGGAGCGACCGTCACGATTGAGGTGCGATCAGTCAACCATCGCTTCTTGGAAACCTCCATTCGTTTGCCAAAATCAATGGGGAGGCTGGAGGAAGTCTTTAAAAAATCCGTCCAACGGCATTGTGCCCGTGGCCGAGTCGATCTCACCGTGGTGCTTCAGGGGGGGCAGGGGACCGGGCGGTTGCCTCAACTTGACGAGAACTTGGCGAAGCACTACCATCAGGCTCTTCGAACCCTCCAACGTACATTGAAGCTGAAAGGATCGATCGACATCGCCCTGATGGCTGGATTTCGTGACGTCATTGTGCTGTCCGATCAGACAACTGATGATCCAAAACTCCTCAAATTTGTTGAACGGTTGGGAGCGAAAGCGGTATCGGACATGGTCACCATGCGCAAGAAGGAGGGCGGGCTTCTTGCGAAGGATATGCTGGGTCGATTGGCTTGTGTGCGGACATGCAAAACGACGATTGCCAATCGTACCACATCTGTCGCACAGGAAGCCTTTGATCGGATGAAGCGTCGTGTGGAAAAATTGATTGGGGATGTCGTTCCGGATCTCCCTCGACTGAATCAGGAGCTCGCCATCTACGCCGACCGGTGTGACATTACGGAAGAATTGGTCAGATTGGACGCGCATATGATACAGTTTGAGAAGGCTGTTCAGCACAGTGAGCCAGTTGGAAAGACGCTGGACTTTCTTCTACAGGAGATGGGACGGGAAGTGAATACGATTGGCTCTAAGGCGAATGATGCTGTGGTTGCCGCGGAAGTTGTTCGAATGAAAGCAGAATTGGAACGTGTGCGTGAGCAGGTGCAGAACGTCGAATGA
- the nth gene encoding endonuclease III, protein MRSPNRGRTGSVSGRAAKIAVQLRQTVPVVRIELTHRSPWELLVATILSAQCTDQRVNQVTPALFQRYPTPQSMARSEKTDLERLIKPTGFYKSKANNLVGCAQAVSTRFGGQVPSTMDELTSIPGVGRKTANVLLGGVFGKPGVVVDTHVKRTANRLALSCSQNPEQIERDLQALYPQVEWTNISQRLLLHGRYVCLARKPRCGACALYDLCEWEGKLTR, encoded by the coding sequence ATGAGATCACCCAATCGCGGAAGGACCGGATCTGTGTCGGGCCGTGCAGCGAAGATCGCGGTACAACTTCGTCAGACCGTACCGGTGGTAAGGATAGAGTTAACGCACCGTTCGCCATGGGAGCTGCTGGTGGCGACGATTCTTTCTGCACAGTGCACAGATCAGCGGGTGAACCAAGTGACACCGGCGCTGTTTCAGCGCTATCCAACTCCACAGTCCATGGCAAGGTCGGAGAAGACCGATCTGGAGAGGCTGATTAAACCGACGGGTTTTTACAAAAGTAAGGCAAATAACTTGGTCGGCTGTGCACAGGCTGTCTCAACCCGATTTGGTGGTCAGGTGCCGAGCACGATGGACGAGCTGACGTCAATTCCTGGTGTCGGACGGAAGACGGCGAACGTGCTTCTCGGAGGAGTGTTTGGAAAGCCCGGAGTCGTTGTTGATACCCATGTAAAGCGTACAGCGAACCGTTTAGCCCTGAGTTGCTCGCAAAATCCTGAGCAAATTGAGCGTGATCTTCAGGCTCTCTATCCCCAAGTGGAGTGGACCAATATTTCACAGCGCCTGTTGCTTCACGGACGATATGTGTGTCTTGCGCGGAAGCCTCGTTGTGGCGCCTGTGCGCTCTACGATCTCTGTGAGTGGGAAGGAAAATTGACGAGATGA
- the hflX gene encoding GTPase HflX has translation MGQLTLELRRPIGVLLTRRGQVQEVIVGTELTLSSATLTLFRTGSRALRGLRFIRTQLQDQPLSQEVLTDLAFLRLDLVGVLSVAADGQLGQLYLANLLPPNAAAQLFKVWRSIPFHSVRVAFDEFIQDLEAELQQACAQYAVAHGKESAILVSASVKSRAEQEERLTELAELAASADVTVIDRMAQRTSDGHQRYLLGSGKMKAVLIQTLHRGADMVIFDQTLSPAQLRAISEMTDIKVIDRTQLILDIFARRAHSREGKIQVELAQLRYLLPRLSGRGTQLSRLGGGIGTRGPGESKLETDRRRVRERITHLERELARFARHQDRRRSRRGRYGLPVISLVGYTNAGKSTLLNVLTKSHVSAQNRLFETLDTTSRRLRFPEDREVIMTDTVGFIRDLPQELVGAFRTTLDELREADLLLHVVDVSAADIDVQITAVEAILEELKLMVIPRVLVFNKCDQALPQQVDWLCRRYGAIGISAFQPASLRPLLTQLELHVNALLPANDQTAQALQGDDEVALATYQ, from the coding sequence ATGGGGCAACTGACGCTTGAACTGCGTCGACCAATCGGTGTGCTGCTGACACGGCGTGGGCAGGTTCAGGAAGTGATCGTGGGAACGGAGTTGACGCTCTCTTCTGCGACGCTTACCTTGTTCCGTACCGGAAGTCGAGCGCTTCGTGGGTTGCGATTTATTCGGACGCAATTGCAGGATCAGCCATTGAGCCAGGAAGTGCTCACCGACCTCGCCTTCTTGCGCCTTGATCTGGTTGGCGTCCTCAGTGTCGCCGCCGACGGCCAGCTGGGGCAGTTGTACCTCGCAAATTTACTGCCTCCCAATGCTGCCGCGCAACTGTTCAAGGTGTGGCGATCGATTCCATTCCACAGTGTCAGGGTGGCGTTCGACGAGTTCATTCAGGATCTCGAAGCAGAACTGCAGCAGGCTTGTGCGCAATATGCGGTGGCACACGGAAAGGAGTCGGCCATCCTTGTCAGCGCGTCGGTGAAAAGCCGAGCGGAGCAGGAGGAGCGGCTGACTGAATTGGCGGAGTTGGCGGCATCGGCCGATGTCACGGTGATCGATCGCATGGCCCAACGAACGTCGGATGGACATCAGCGATATCTGTTGGGAAGCGGAAAAATGAAAGCTGTCTTGATTCAGACCCTTCATCGTGGGGCTGACATGGTCATCTTTGACCAAACGCTCTCGCCAGCCCAACTGCGGGCCATTTCAGAAATGACGGATATCAAGGTCATTGATCGCACGCAACTGATTTTGGACATTTTTGCTCGTCGTGCCCATAGTCGTGAAGGGAAAATTCAGGTCGAATTAGCACAACTTCGCTATCTCTTGCCGCGTTTGTCAGGACGTGGCACCCAGTTGTCGCGTTTGGGAGGCGGCATCGGCACACGGGGGCCAGGTGAATCGAAACTCGAGACGGATCGTCGACGAGTCCGGGAGCGGATCACGCATTTAGAACGGGAATTGGCAAGGTTCGCACGGCATCAAGATCGGCGCCGATCCCGCCGCGGGCGATATGGGCTCCCGGTGATTTCGTTGGTGGGCTATACCAATGCTGGAAAGTCGACCCTGCTCAACGTTCTGACTAAGAGTCATGTCTCAGCACAAAACCGACTGTTTGAAACTCTTGATACAACAAGCCGACGATTGCGATTCCCTGAAGACCGTGAAGTCATCATGACAGACACCGTGGGGTTTATTCGCGATCTTCCTCAGGAATTGGTCGGCGCGTTTCGGACGACGCTGGATGAGCTTCGCGAGGCGGATCTCCTGCTCCATGTCGTTGACGTGAGTGCCGCGGATATTGATGTGCAGATCACCGCTGTGGAGGCCATCTTGGAGGAGCTTAAATTGATGGTGATTCCTAGGGTGCTTGTGTTCAATAAGTGTGACCAGGCGTTGCCGCAACAGGTGGACTGGCTCTGCCGGCGGTACGGAGCCATTGGGATTTCTGCGTTTCAGCCCGCCTCGCTTCGTCCTCTGCTGACTCAACTGGAGTTGCACGTGAACGCACTGTTGCCTGCCAATGACCAAACAGCACAGGCACTTCAGGGAGATGATGAGGTGGCTCTTGCAACGTATCAGTAA